A region from the Salicibibacter cibarius genome encodes:
- a CDS encoding nuclease-related domain-containing protein codes for MKLLKPRETPVELQFLRMLRARMTLPDDQHYMNLEQGYTGERIMDSWLEDLSSDCLVINDLLLEQNRRIFQIDSLLVFQEKIYMLDAKHSAGDFYIDGDKWKAISGTEIQDPLLQMKRSVTLLRKLLRMNMPIEYFFIFTHPEFYFSSFAPQITRDSACILLPKALV; via the coding sequence ATGAAGCTGCTTAAACCGCGTGAAACACCTGTCGAATTACAGTTTTTGCGAATGTTACGTGCGCGCATGACGCTTCCGGACGACCAACATTATATGAATCTCGAGCAAGGCTATACCGGAGAACGGATCATGGATAGTTGGTTGGAGGACTTATCCTCTGATTGTCTCGTTATCAACGACCTGTTGCTCGAACAAAACCGTAGAATTTTTCAAATCGACTCGCTGCTTGTTTTTCAAGAAAAGATTTATATGTTGGATGCCAAGCATAGCGCCGGAGATTTTTACATCGATGGTGATAAGTGGAAGGCCATCTCCGGCACCGAAATTCAAGACCCTCTGCTCCAAATGAAACGGAGTGTCACCCTCCTGCGCAAATTACTCCGAATGAATATGCCGATTGAATACTTCTTTATTTTTACTCACCCTGAATTTTATTTCTCGAGTTTCGCACCCCAAATAACAAGGGATTCAGCGTGTATATTGCTGCCTAAGGCCCTTGTATGA
- the ltrA gene encoding group II intron reverse transcriptase/maturase: protein MKGRVWYSLYDKVFAKANLRDAFVQVKKNGGAPGVDKVTIGDYEAELEDNLEVLQQKLKDKRYRPKPVRRKMITKEDGKKKRPLGIPTVEDRVVQAAIRNILEPIFEEDFLPCSYGFRPTISAHMALDQVSEYLRQGYAYVIDADLQSYFDTIPHDRLEAQIRKRVTDGSVIQLIQQILRAGVMEGDLYEDTPLGAPQGGVLSPLISNIYLNQLDELMKERGHRIVRFADDFVILCRSQKGAERVMRSVTRYLENDLGLALHPTKTKVVDVKQEPFTFLGFEFYKHIRRIDPKKEAKFKKKVKEITRRNQTVDLETLIHNRLNPYLRGWANYFGHGHVKGKFRKWDAWVRRRLRMIQLRSWRYVKNLHRVLRNKGWKEDELRGIRMFAWRSSKSPMVHVALDNDYFQRLNLVSLTSVYQKLISKRDKWEEPHA from the coding sequence ATGAAAGGACGCGTGTGGTACAGCTTGTACGACAAAGTGTTCGCTAAGGCTAATCTACGAGACGCTTTCGTTCAAGTAAAGAAGAACGGAGGAGCTCCCGGCGTAGACAAGGTGACAATTGGCGACTATGAGGCAGAACTGGAGGACAATCTAGAAGTGCTCCAGCAAAAGCTGAAAGACAAACGTTATCGCCCCAAACCTGTCCGCCGAAAGATGATTACGAAAGAGGATGGAAAGAAGAAGCGTCCGCTCGGTATCCCCACGGTGGAAGATCGAGTGGTCCAAGCGGCGATCCGAAACATCCTTGAACCGATCTTTGAAGAAGATTTCCTTCCGTGCAGTTATGGATTTCGCCCGACTATCAGTGCCCACATGGCGCTGGACCAAGTGAGTGAATATCTTCGACAGGGATACGCGTATGTGATCGATGCGGACTTGCAAAGCTACTTTGACACGATTCCGCATGACCGATTGGAAGCTCAAATCCGTAAACGGGTGACAGATGGTTCTGTGATTCAACTCATCCAGCAAATCTTGAGGGCAGGTGTCATGGAAGGGGATTTGTATGAAGACACGCCTTTGGGTGCTCCGCAAGGCGGCGTCTTGAGTCCATTAATTTCCAATATTTACCTTAACCAATTGGATGAGCTGATGAAGGAACGCGGGCATCGTATTGTTCGGTTTGCGGATGATTTCGTCATTTTGTGCCGAAGCCAAAAAGGAGCGGAACGAGTGATGAGAAGCGTTACCCGCTACCTTGAGAATGACTTGGGTCTGGCGTTGCATCCGACGAAAACGAAGGTCGTTGATGTCAAGCAAGAACCGTTTACATTTCTTGGTTTTGAGTTCTACAAGCATATTCGAAGAATTGACCCAAAGAAGGAAGCGAAGTTTAAGAAGAAAGTCAAGGAAATCACAAGACGGAATCAAACCGTTGATCTTGAAACACTCATTCACAACCGATTGAACCCCTATCTTCGGGGATGGGCGAATTACTTTGGACATGGGCATGTGAAAGGGAAATTTCGAAAATGGGATGCGTGGGTTCGCCGTCGATTGCGCATGATACAGCTACGGAGTTGGCGCTATGTCAAAAACCTCCATCGTGTATTAAGAAACAAGGGATGGAAGGAAGATGAACTGAGAGGGATTCGCATGTTCGCTTGGCGAAGTTCCAAGAGTCCGATGGTTCATGTCGCTCTCGATAATGATTACTTCCAGCGATTAAACCTTGTTAGCTTAACATCTGTCTATCAGAAACTTATCTCTAAACGGGATAAATGGGAGGAGCCACATGCGTAG